Proteins encoded in a region of the Phacochoerus africanus isolate WHEZ1 chromosome 8, ROS_Pafr_v1, whole genome shotgun sequence genome:
- the GALE gene encoding UDP-glucose 4-epimerase isoform X1, translated as MAEKVLVTGGAGYIGSHTVLELLEAGYSPVVIDNFHNAIRGGSSMPESLRRVQELTGRSVEFEEMDILDQAALQHLFKKYHFVAVIHFAGLKAVGESVQKPLDYYRVNLTGTIQLLEIMRAHGVKNLVFSSSATVYGNPQYLPLDEAHPTGGCTNPYGKSKFFIEEMIRDLCQADKAWNAVLLRYFNPIGAHASGCIGEDPQGIPNNLMPYVSQVAIGRREALNVFGNDYDTEDGTGVRDYIHVVDLAKGHIAALRKLKEQCGCRIYNLGTGTGYSVLQMVRAMEKASGKKIPYKVVARREGDVAACYANPSLALKELGWTAALGLDRMCEDLWRWQKQNPSGFGAQA; from the exons ATGGCAGAGAAAGTGCTGGTAACAGGTGGGGCTGGCTACATTGGCAGCCACACTGTGCTGGAGCTGCTGGAAGCAGGCTATTCCCCCGTGGTCATCGATAATTTCCATAACGCCATTCGTG GAGGGAGCTCCATGCCGGAGAGCCTGCGGCGGGTTCAGGAGCTGACAGGCCGCTCTGTGGAGTTTGAGGAGATGGACATCTTAGATCAGGCAGCCCTACAGCATCTCTTTAAGAAG TACCACTTCGTGGCAGTCATCCACTTTGCCGGGCTCAAGGCTGTGGGCGAGTCGGTGCAGAAGCCTCTGGATTATTACAGGGTTAACCTGACAGGAACCATTCAGCTTCTGGAG ATCATGAGGGCCCATGGGGTGAAGAACCTGGTGTTCAGCAGCTCGGCCACTGTGTACGGGAACCCCCAGTACCTGCCCCTGGACGAGGCCCACCCAACGGGTGGCTGTACCAACCCCTACGGCAAGTCCAAGTTCTTCATTGAGGAAATGATCCGGGACCTGTGCCAGGCCGACAAG GCCTGGAACGCAGTGCTGCTGCGATACTTCAACCCCATAGGCGCCCATGCCTCAGGCTGCATCGGTGAGGATCCCCAGGGCATCCCCAATAACCTCATGCCCTATGTCTCCCAG GTGGCGATCGGGCGACGAGAGGCACTGAATGTCTTTGGCAATGACTATGACACGGAGGATGGCACAG GCGTCCGGGATTATATCCATGTCGTGGACCTAGCCAAGGGCCACATCGCAGCCTTGCGGAAGCTGAAGGAGCAGTGTGGCTGCCGG ATCTACAACCTGGGCACGGGCACGGGCTATTCGGTGCTCCAGATGGTCCGGGCCATGGAGAAGGCCTCCGGGAAGAAG ATCCCATACAAGGTGGTGGCACGGCGGGAAGGAGATGTGGCTGCCTGTTATGCCAACCCCAGCCTGGCTCTCAAGGAGCTGGGCTGGACAGCAGCCTTAGGGCTGGACAGGATGT GTGAAGATCTATGGCGCTGGCAGAAGCAGAATCCTTCAGGCTTTGGCGCACAGGCCTGA
- the GALE gene encoding UDP-glucose 4-epimerase isoform X2 produces the protein MPESLRRVQELTGRSVEFEEMDILDQAALQHLFKKYHFVAVIHFAGLKAVGESVQKPLDYYRVNLTGTIQLLEIMRAHGVKNLVFSSSATVYGNPQYLPLDEAHPTGGCTNPYGKSKFFIEEMIRDLCQADKAWNAVLLRYFNPIGAHASGCIGEDPQGIPNNLMPYVSQVAIGRREALNVFGNDYDTEDGTGVRDYIHVVDLAKGHIAALRKLKEQCGCRIYNLGTGTGYSVLQMVRAMEKASGKKIPYKVVARREGDVAACYANPSLALKELGWTAALGLDRMCEDLWRWQKQNPSGFGAQA, from the exons ATGCCGGAGAGCCTGCGGCGGGTTCAGGAGCTGACAGGCCGCTCTGTGGAGTTTGAGGAGATGGACATCTTAGATCAGGCAGCCCTACAGCATCTCTTTAAGAAG TACCACTTCGTGGCAGTCATCCACTTTGCCGGGCTCAAGGCTGTGGGCGAGTCGGTGCAGAAGCCTCTGGATTATTACAGGGTTAACCTGACAGGAACCATTCAGCTTCTGGAG ATCATGAGGGCCCATGGGGTGAAGAACCTGGTGTTCAGCAGCTCGGCCACTGTGTACGGGAACCCCCAGTACCTGCCCCTGGACGAGGCCCACCCAACGGGTGGCTGTACCAACCCCTACGGCAAGTCCAAGTTCTTCATTGAGGAAATGATCCGGGACCTGTGCCAGGCCGACAAG GCCTGGAACGCAGTGCTGCTGCGATACTTCAACCCCATAGGCGCCCATGCCTCAGGCTGCATCGGTGAGGATCCCCAGGGCATCCCCAATAACCTCATGCCCTATGTCTCCCAG GTGGCGATCGGGCGACGAGAGGCACTGAATGTCTTTGGCAATGACTATGACACGGAGGATGGCACAG GCGTCCGGGATTATATCCATGTCGTGGACCTAGCCAAGGGCCACATCGCAGCCTTGCGGAAGCTGAAGGAGCAGTGTGGCTGCCGG ATCTACAACCTGGGCACGGGCACGGGCTATTCGGTGCTCCAGATGGTCCGGGCCATGGAGAAGGCCTCCGGGAAGAAG ATCCCATACAAGGTGGTGGCACGGCGGGAAGGAGATGTGGCTGCCTGTTATGCCAACCCCAGCCTGGCTCTCAAGGAGCTGGGCTGGACAGCAGCCTTAGGGCTGGACAGGATGT GTGAAGATCTATGGCGCTGGCAGAAGCAGAATCCTTCAGGCTTTGGCGCACAGGCCTGA
- the HMGCL gene encoding hydroxymethylglutaryl-CoA lyase, mitochondrial isoform X5, whose product MPSWRRRTRGPLLGSRRGSWGKMATVRKNIIPTPTKIKLIDMLSETGLPVIEVTSFVSPKWVPQMADHTEVLKGIQKFPGVNYPVLTPNLRAFQTAVAAGAKEVAVFVAASELFTKKNVNCSVDESFQRSDEILKAARVAGIPVRGYVSCVLGCPYEGKISPAKVAKVTKKMYSMGCYEISLGDTIGVGTPGLMKAMLSAVMQEVPVSALAVHCHDTYGQALANTLMALQMGVSVVDSSVAGLGGCPFAQGASGNLATEDLVYMLEGMGIDTGVNLQKLLEAGAFICQALNKKPSSRVAQASCKL is encoded by the exons AATATCATACCTACTCCGACAAAAATCAAGCTGATAGACATGCTTTCTGAAACAGGACTCCCCGTAATAGAAGTCACCAGCTTCGTGTCTCCCAAATGGGTTCCCCAG ATGGCTGACCACACTGAAGTCTTGAAGGGCATCCAGAAATTTCCTGGCGTCAACTACCCAGTCCTGACACCAAATCTCAGAGCCTTCCAGACAGCG GTTGCTGCTGGAGCCAAGGAAGTGGCGGTCTTTGTAGCTGCCTCTGAGCTCTTCACCAAGAAGAACGTCAACTGCTCCGTAGATGAGAGTTTCCAGCGGTCTGACGAAATCTTGAAGGCAGCTCGGGTAGCCGGTATCCCTGTGCGGGG GTATGTCTCCTGTGTGCTTGGATGCCCCTACGAAGGGAAGATCTCCCCAGCCAAAGTagccaag GTCACCAAGAAGATGTACTCGATGGGCTGCTACGAGATCTCCCTGGGAGACACCATTGGCGTGGGCACTCCCGGGCTCATGAAGGCCATGCTGTCTGCTGTCATGCAGGAGGTGCCAGTGTCTGCCCTGGCCGTCCATTGCCATGACACCTACGGCCAGGCACTGGCCAACACCTTGATGGCCCTGCAG ATGGGAGTGAGTGTCGTGGACTCTTCTGTAGCAGGACTTGGAGGCTGTCCTTTTGCACAGGGGGCGTCAGGAAACTTGGCCACAGAGGACCTGGTCTACATGCTGGAGGGCATGGGCATTGACACG GGTGTGAACCTCCAGAAGCTCTTGGAAGCTGGGGCCTTTATCTGTCAAGCCCTGAACAAAAAACCCAGCTCCAGAGTGGCTCAGGCTTCCTGTAAACTGTGA